A section of the Hevea brasiliensis isolate MT/VB/25A 57/8 chromosome 17, ASM3005281v1, whole genome shotgun sequence genome encodes:
- the LOC110646334 gene encoding AP2-like ethylene-responsive transcription factor AIL5 encodes MNVDSSQTQNWLGFSLSSHHHMNMSIPSSDTSQLCFFEAFNSTTAPVSVVDRAQEEDATAGNTVTDLSIFTRTGPKLEDFLGCSTTAPPPQPPQPPPLPQAICQFHTETPVTTASDTSEIYDSELKTIAASFLRGFSSTTDQTDTTQKRTPLAQTESAPRKTVDTFGQRTSIYRGVTRHRWTGRYEAHLWDNSCRREGQSRKGRQVYLGGYDKEEKAARAYDLAALKYWGPTTTTNFPISNYQKELEEMKHMTRQEFVASLRRKSSGFSRGASVYRGVTRHHQHGRWQARIGRVAGNKDLYLGTFSTQEEAAEAYDIAAIKFRGLNAVTNFDMSRYDVKSIANSNLPIGGISNKSKNSLDSASDSKSIDGCRSADDRDLSSASSVTFASQPPATSALSFALPIKQDPSDYWSNILGCQRGTSTSCSLNSIGKSTNSNVAQSVLFQSSTNFPSTTAFSMDFNNGSSTVNESNNNGLLFSGGYLQQQSGGVSGGGGGGGISTNSSSSVPFATPVALNISGSSYEGNSSYGSWIAQSLHSFQSAKPNLSMFQTPIFGME; translated from the exons ATGAACGTGGATTCTTCTCAGACCCAAAACTGGCTTGGTTTCTCTCTTTCCAGCCATCATCACATGAATATGAGTATCCCCTCTTCTGATACCTCTCAGCTTTGTTTCTTTGAAGCGTTTAACTCCACCACTGCCCCAG TTAGTGTTGTGGATAGAGcacaagaagaagatgcaactgcTGGGAATACTGTAACAGACCTCTCTATATTTACAAGAACGGGACCTAAGCTCGAGGACTTTCTCGGTTGTTCCACTActgcaccacctccacaaccaccaCAGCCTCCCCCCCTTCCACAGGCTATTTGTCAGTTCCATACTGAAACACCCGTGACTACTGCTTCTGACACTTCTGAGATATATGATTCTGAGCTCAAAACTATAGCAGCTAGTTTCCTTCGTGGTTTTTCTTCGACTACTGATCAAACCGATACAACCCAAAAACGAACCCCCCTGGCTCAGACTGAATCTGCACCAAGAAAAACTGTTGATACCTTTGGCCAGCGTACATCAATCTACAGAGGAGTCACCag ACATAGGTGGACAGGTAGATATGAAGCTCATTTATGGGATAATAGCTGCAGAAGGGAAGGCcagagcagaaaaggaagacaag TTTATTTGG GTGGCTATGATAAGGAGGAGAAAGCAGCTAGAGCTTACGATCTTGCAGCTCTCAAGTATTGGGGTCCGACCACCACCACAAACTTTCCG ATTTCTAACTATCAGAAGGAACTAGAAGAGATGAAGCACATGACTAGGCAAGAGTTTGTTGCTTCACTTAGAag GAAAAGTAGTGGTTTCTCAAGAGGAGCTTCTGTTTATAGGGGTGTGACAAG GCACCATCAACATGGTCGATGGCAAGCAAGGATTGGACGAGTTGCTGGCAATAAAGATCTTTATCTGGGAACTTTCA GCACTCAGGAGGAAGCTGCCGAGGCATACGACATTGCAGCAATCAAATTTAGAGGCCTGAATGCTGTAACCAACTTTGACATGAGTCGCTATGACGTAAAAAGCATAGCCAACAGCAATCTTCCCATTGGAGGAATATCCAACAAGTCCAAGAATTCTTTGGACTCAGCTTCAGACAGTAAAAGCATTGATGGGTGTAGATCGGCTGACGATCGAGATCTCTCGTCCGCATCCTCGGTAACATTTGCATCTCAGCCTCCTGCTACCTCTGCATTAAGCTTTGCATTGCCTATCAAGCAAGACCCATCTGATTATTGGTCCAATATCCTTGGATGCCAACGCGGTACTAGTACTTCTTGTTCTTTAAACAGTATTGGTAAGAGCACTAATAGCAACGTTGCTCAAAGTGTTCTGTTTCAATCTTCCACCAATTTTCCAAGCACAACAGCCTTCAGTATGGACTTTAATAATGGAAGTTCTACAGTGAATGAAAGCAACAACAATGGGTTACTTTTTAGTGGTGGCTACCTTCAGCAACAAAGTGGTGGAgtcagtggtggtggtggtggtggtggtattagTACAAATAGTTCAAGTTCAGTCCCATTTGCCACACCTGTTGCTTTAAATATTAGTGGTAGCAGTTACGAGGGCAATTCTAGTTATGGAAGCTGGATTGCGCAATCTTTACATTCTTTCCAATCTGCAAAACCAAATCTCTCGATGTTTCAGACCCCAATTTTTGGCATGGAATGA